A single Cucumis melo cultivar AY chromosome 4, USDA_Cmelo_AY_1.0, whole genome shotgun sequence DNA region contains:
- the LOC103486453 gene encoding uncharacterized protein LOC103486453 isoform X2 has protein sequence MDAVGTDTDRRFCRLSLIDFASEDDFLLPSPSCDLHDVNSLDITNEDDEHDKIRQSEAIDCSRIQERTDAFEQREDKAQLLPSSEPEGIRRNGKYNLRKSLAWDSAFFTSAGFLDPEELTSMIAPVGRNEKRVLPIISEDVQKSSDSISTLESEIMPLESIEGNLFEDVRASIQKSSRIVGKANSRTKVESGRQEARKPPSAGRLDLTSQNKMKDSSASSKLPDALQGPGRTMKQNSSQPRGGQAVGRLPSSSLSSKRPSLGHNPTATAKDGTISGTRPADRRDSVSLRTTAHRPTRISTSAKSGQKTSSDVSTSSSDKVGKSSSKDVRKKTECKALPSSGVQKTPSRVASKVTSPFGKSRLSSKFASGISPASSISEWSTESSSNSTLELRSNSPRVSLRSLSSKRISTDSEASHDGRNHPVGPHTQTTGLLSQSVKKASSQSSILPPASTKPSGLRLPSPKIGYFDGSKTSSPKSNLAVPGGTTKIGAGNVSTNGGESKIKPSKLQPARLLPKSATRANIHPTMNLKSHKSSATKMSKTNALDQKVKELHREGSNTDLHGSDACAESKDISGATREELTKENESFSNANETVATNSQGEPNNTSPDF, from the exons ATGGACGCCGTAGGTACTGATACCGATCGCCGTTTTTGCCGTCTCAGCCTCATCGATTTCGCCTCCGAGGACGATTTTCTCCTCCCTTCTCCTTCTTGCGACCTCCACGACGTCAATTCTTTAG ACATTACAAATGAGGACGATGAACATGATAAAATCAGACAATCAGAGGCCATAGATTGTAGCAGAATACAGGAGAGAACAGATGCGTTCGAGCAGAGAGAGGATAAAGCTCAATTACTCCCATCTTCGGAACCGGAAGGGATCAGAAGaaatggaaaatataatttGCGTAAGAGTTTAGCATGGGATAGCGCTTTCTTCACCAGTGCAG GGTTTTTGGATCCTGAGGAGTTAACTAGCATGATTGCACCGGTAGGCAGAAATGAAAAACGTGTGTTACCCATAATTTCAGAAGATGTTCAGAAGTCTTCAGATTCAATATCTACATTGGAAAGTGAAATTATGCCACTAGAAAGCATTGAGGGCAATTTATTCGAAGATGTAAGGGCTTCAATTCAAAAATCTAGTAGAATAGTTGGAAAGGCTAATTCCAGGACGAAAGTTGAATCCGGGCGACAGGAAGCACGAAAACCGCCAT CTGCAGGAAGGCTTGATCTTACTTCACAAAATAAG ATGAAGGACAGTTCTGCATCCAGTAAGCTACCTGATGCGTTGCAAGGACCTGGAAGAACTATGAAGCAGAATTCTTCTCAACCGCGCGGTGGACAG GCAGTCGGCAGGCTTCCTTCCAGCTCATTATCATCAAAGAGGCCTTCCCTTGGCCATAATCCTACAGCCACTGCAAAGGATGGTACTATAAGTGGTACAAGACCTGCAG ATAGGCGGGATTCAGTTAGTCTTAGAACTACTGCACATAGGCCTACTCGAATTTCAACTTCAGCTAAAAGTGGCCAAAAGACTTCCTCCGACGTTTCTACAAGTTCATCTGACAAGGTTGGTAAATCTTCCTCCAAAGATGTGAGGAAGAAAACAGAGTGTAAGGCTTTACCTTCCTCGGGTGTCCAAAAAACACCATCACGAGTTGCATCAAAGGTCACGAGTCCTTTTGGGAAATCACGTCTCTCTTCTAAGTTTGCTTCAGGAATATCACCTGCTAGCTCTATTAGTGAGTGGTCAACGGAGTCATCGTCAAATTCCACTCTTGAACTACGATCAAATAGCCCAAGAGTTAGCCTTCGCTCACTTTCAAGCAAAAGAATCTCTACGGACAGTGAAGCTTCTCATGATGGAAGAAACCATCCTGTTGGACCGCATACTCAGACTACTGGTTTGCTGTCTCAATCAGTAAAGAAAGCTTCCTCGCAATCTTCTATACTCCCTCCCGCTTCAACGAAGCCTTCGGGCCTTCGATTGCCGTCTCCTAAAATCGGATACTTTGATGGG AGTAAAACATCTAGCCCGAAATCTAATCTGGCTGTACCTGGTGGCACGACTAAGATTGGAGCTGGAAATGTCAGCACAAATGGAGGCGAAAGTAAGATCAAGCCCTCAAAGCTCCAACCTGCTAGATTGTTGCCCAAGAGCGCAACTCGTGCTAATATTCATCCTACCATGAATTTGAAATCTCATAAATCTTCTGCAACTAAGATGTCGAAAACAAATGCACTCGACCAAAAAGTCAAGGAGCTTCATCGTGAAGGATCAAATACCGATTTGCATGGTTCAGATGCATGTGCAGAAAGTAAGGATATTTCTGGAGCTACGAGGGAGGAATTGACCAAAGAAAATGAATCTTTCAGTAATGCAAACGAAACGGTGGCAACTAACTCCCAGGGAGAACCTAACAATACATCACCGGACTTCTAG
- the LOC103486453 gene encoding uncharacterized protein LOC103486453 isoform X1, giving the protein MDAVGTDTDRRFCRLSLIDFASEDDFLLPSPSCDLHDVNSLDITNEDDEHDKIRQSEAIDCSRIQERTDAFEQREDKAQLLPSSEPEGIRRNGKYNLRKSLAWDSAFFTSAGFLDPEELTSMIAPVGRNEKRVLPIISEDVQKSSDSISTLESEIMPLESIEGNLFEDVRASIQKSSRIVGKANSRTKVESGRQEARKPPSAGRLDLTSQNKMKDSSASSKLPDALQGPGRTMKQNSSQPRGGQQLKAVGRLPSSSLSSKRPSLGHNPTATAKDGTISGTRPADRRDSVSLRTTAHRPTRISTSAKSGQKTSSDVSTSSSDKVGKSSSKDVRKKTECKALPSSGVQKTPSRVASKVTSPFGKSRLSSKFASGISPASSISEWSTESSSNSTLELRSNSPRVSLRSLSSKRISTDSEASHDGRNHPVGPHTQTTGLLSQSVKKASSQSSILPPASTKPSGLRLPSPKIGYFDGSKTSSPKSNLAVPGGTTKIGAGNVSTNGGESKIKPSKLQPARLLPKSATRANIHPTMNLKSHKSSATKMSKTNALDQKVKELHREGSNTDLHGSDACAESKDISGATREELTKENESFSNANETVATNSQGEPNNTSPDF; this is encoded by the exons ATGGACGCCGTAGGTACTGATACCGATCGCCGTTTTTGCCGTCTCAGCCTCATCGATTTCGCCTCCGAGGACGATTTTCTCCTCCCTTCTCCTTCTTGCGACCTCCACGACGTCAATTCTTTAG ACATTACAAATGAGGACGATGAACATGATAAAATCAGACAATCAGAGGCCATAGATTGTAGCAGAATACAGGAGAGAACAGATGCGTTCGAGCAGAGAGAGGATAAAGCTCAATTACTCCCATCTTCGGAACCGGAAGGGATCAGAAGaaatggaaaatataatttGCGTAAGAGTTTAGCATGGGATAGCGCTTTCTTCACCAGTGCAG GGTTTTTGGATCCTGAGGAGTTAACTAGCATGATTGCACCGGTAGGCAGAAATGAAAAACGTGTGTTACCCATAATTTCAGAAGATGTTCAGAAGTCTTCAGATTCAATATCTACATTGGAAAGTGAAATTATGCCACTAGAAAGCATTGAGGGCAATTTATTCGAAGATGTAAGGGCTTCAATTCAAAAATCTAGTAGAATAGTTGGAAAGGCTAATTCCAGGACGAAAGTTGAATCCGGGCGACAGGAAGCACGAAAACCGCCAT CTGCAGGAAGGCTTGATCTTACTTCACAAAATAAG ATGAAGGACAGTTCTGCATCCAGTAAGCTACCTGATGCGTTGCAAGGACCTGGAAGAACTATGAAGCAGAATTCTTCTCAACCGCGCGGTGGACAG CAATTGAAGGCAGTCGGCAGGCTTCCTTCCAGCTCATTATCATCAAAGAGGCCTTCCCTTGGCCATAATCCTACAGCCACTGCAAAGGATGGTACTATAAGTGGTACAAGACCTGCAG ATAGGCGGGATTCAGTTAGTCTTAGAACTACTGCACATAGGCCTACTCGAATTTCAACTTCAGCTAAAAGTGGCCAAAAGACTTCCTCCGACGTTTCTACAAGTTCATCTGACAAGGTTGGTAAATCTTCCTCCAAAGATGTGAGGAAGAAAACAGAGTGTAAGGCTTTACCTTCCTCGGGTGTCCAAAAAACACCATCACGAGTTGCATCAAAGGTCACGAGTCCTTTTGGGAAATCACGTCTCTCTTCTAAGTTTGCTTCAGGAATATCACCTGCTAGCTCTATTAGTGAGTGGTCAACGGAGTCATCGTCAAATTCCACTCTTGAACTACGATCAAATAGCCCAAGAGTTAGCCTTCGCTCACTTTCAAGCAAAAGAATCTCTACGGACAGTGAAGCTTCTCATGATGGAAGAAACCATCCTGTTGGACCGCATACTCAGACTACTGGTTTGCTGTCTCAATCAGTAAAGAAAGCTTCCTCGCAATCTTCTATACTCCCTCCCGCTTCAACGAAGCCTTCGGGCCTTCGATTGCCGTCTCCTAAAATCGGATACTTTGATGGG AGTAAAACATCTAGCCCGAAATCTAATCTGGCTGTACCTGGTGGCACGACTAAGATTGGAGCTGGAAATGTCAGCACAAATGGAGGCGAAAGTAAGATCAAGCCCTCAAAGCTCCAACCTGCTAGATTGTTGCCCAAGAGCGCAACTCGTGCTAATATTCATCCTACCATGAATTTGAAATCTCATAAATCTTCTGCAACTAAGATGTCGAAAACAAATGCACTCGACCAAAAAGTCAAGGAGCTTCATCGTGAAGGATCAAATACCGATTTGCATGGTTCAGATGCATGTGCAGAAAGTAAGGATATTTCTGGAGCTACGAGGGAGGAATTGACCAAAGAAAATGAATCTTTCAGTAATGCAAACGAAACGGTGGCAACTAACTCCCAGGGAGAACCTAACAATACATCACCGGACTTCTAG